The following DNA comes from Bacteroidales bacterium.
TACCGATACATCAGGGAGAGGAAACAAAACCTCCAAACCATCACCGAAAGTGAGGAAAGATACCGCAAATTTTTCCTCACATCCCGGGATGCGGTTTTCATCACTTCTCCCCAGGGTGAATGGCTGGATATGAACGATGCCACCGTTGAGCTATTGGGATATCCCGATAAAGAGAGCCTGAAGAAAACCCCCGTCACCCGGATCTACCGGAGACCCGAAGACAGAAAAAAACACCTGGATCAGATCCTGTCCAGCGGCTTTACAAAAGAATACCCCGTAGACCTGGTCAACAAAGACCAGCAAATCATTCACGCCCTGATCACATCTATCCCGGTTTACGACGATCAGGGCCAGGTCAAAGCCTTTCAGGGTACCATCTACGACCGTACCTATGTCAAACAGACAGAAGAAGCCTTGCGCCGGGAACGCAACAAGCTACAACAAATAACTGAAACCAGCCCGGTAAGCATCGCCCTGATGGATACCGAAGGAAACATCGTATATGCCAATAAGAGAGCCGAACAGGTGCTGGATCTGACCAAAAAAAAGCAGGATCAAACCCATTACGATAACCCCCGATGGGAAATCACCGATCTCGATGGCAATCTCTTTCCCAGGGAACAACTCCCGCGTGAAAGGGTGAAAAAAACAGGGAGCCCCGTCTATGGAATAGAATGTGCCCTTTACAAAGACAGCACTCAGACAAAATTGCTGCAAATCAATGCAGCTCCCCTATTCGACGCTTCCAACCAACTATCCGGCATCATAACCACCATGGAGGACATCACACTCAGAAAAAATAACGAAAAACGCATTGATCATCTCAACACGGTTCTGGATGCCATTAGAAAAATCAATCAACTGATTATTAAAGAAAGAGACAGGGCTGTCCTTATCCAGGAGGTTTGTGAAATTCTTACCAGCACCAGAAACTTCACCAATTCCTGGGTGGCATTGCTGGATGAAGAAAACCATGTTCATATGGCCCGGGAATCCAGGACGAGGAAAGATTTTACCTCATTCAGAAAGCAGATCGAAAAGGGCTACAGGCCCGAATGCATGAAGGAAGTAATGGCAAATAAGCAGGTCTTCGTTCCCAAAGACTCCCCCCAATGCCGCGACTGCCCCCTCGCCGATCACTACCAGGAGACCAGAACCATCAGTTTACCCTTGATACATGGCTATAAGCTTTTCGGTATTCTCAATGTCACCTTACCTCAAGAAATCACCAAAGATCCCAAGGAATTGGCCTTGCTCGAAGAGATGGCACATGATATCGGATTTGCCCTGTATAACCTTGAACTCAGGGAAACCAAATCCCGTATGGAAGTATCCCTGATGGAAAGCGAACAAAAATTTCGCACCCTCATGGAGAATGCTTTTGACGGGATCTATCTGACCCGCGGCAAACATTTCGAATATGTGAATCAGCGGTTTTGTGATATTACGGGTTTTTCAGCCCGTCAACTCACCTCCCCCGATTTTGATTTCTATCTTTTGCTCACAGAAAAAAGCAAAGAAATTGTTTCTCAGAGATATAAAGCGAGAAAAAGGAACGAGGACATACCCCACCGCTATGAAATGCAACTATATACACAGGCGGGCGAACTTAAGGATGTCGAATTGAGTACCGTTTCCCTGAAGTCGAATAATGAGGTGACGGTGATGGGGATCATGCGGGATGTTACCCAGCGTAAGATGGCTGAGAGGGAATTGCTTAAAGCAAAAGAGAAAGCTGAGGAAAGCGACCGGCTCAAATCTGCATTCCTGGCCAATATGTCGCATGAAATACGAACCCCCATGAATGGAATCGTAGGATTCACTAAACTTTTAAAGGATAAAGATTTTTCGAAAAACAAACAGCAGGAATTTCTCAGCATCATCGATTCACGCTCTCAACACCTGCTCCAGCTGATCAATGACATCGTTGACATCTCCAAAATCGAAGCGGGCCAGCTCCAAATCCATAAAAACAGCTTCTACCTGAACAACCTGTTCGATGAACTCTTTGAGATCTATCAAGGGGAGCTGGAAAACAAAAGTAAAGCCTCCATCCGGCTCCAGGTAAATAAAGCATTCAGCAATGCGCACTCAGCAATTTATTCTGACCAGCTGCGCTTGAAGCAAATCATTACCAACCTGCTGAGCAACGCGGTTAAATTTATTGAATCGGGTACCATCACATTTGGTTATGAGCCTGCCGGAAGCAATACCTTACAGTTTTTTGTAGAGGATACAGGTCCGGGCTTATCCGGGAATAACAAGAAGCTGATCTTTAACCGCTTCAGGCAGGCAGAGGAGCCTCCTGCCAAAGGCCATTCAGGAACAGGACTTGGATTATCCATCAGCAAGAACCTGGTGGAAATGCTGGGAGGAAAAATATGGGTGGAATCGGAAGAAGGCAGAGGAGCCCGCTTCCTGTTTACCCTGCCTTATGAACCTGCGATAGAGGAAAAACCTGCATCAAACAGAATCTATGAATTCCAAAACGACTACACCGGTGTGTTTTCAGGACGCAAGATCCTGCTGGTAGAAGATGATCCCGTTAGCAGGCAATTCACCAATGAAATACTTACCCCTACCGGAGCCGTCATCTATAATGCAGAAAATGGTGAACAGGGTTTGAACCTCTTTAAAAAACATAAAAAACAGCTTTCCCTGATACTCATGGATCTTCGCCTCCCTGATATCAATGGACTTGAGCTCACCCGAAAGATTAACAAACACAATGAGTCGATTCCAATCATCGCTCAAACAGCTTATGCTATGGCTGAAGATAGCGGAAAAAGCCTTCAGGCCGGTTGCACCGATTACCTGGCC
Coding sequences within:
- a CDS encoding PAS domain S-box protein, encoding MRPKRFLKHRNISSHRSPLSFQLFLLLGTILVVLIIGIISSQKTGQRMLSRYAPLIDATMTIKHEATLTHLWMEEAIASGNKNMIDSVYASLDRSSQYTRTMLEGNQTDKGQLLTVQDTSIRSRLKKLLKRQQRFRELAEMRAAALRNSTHSFLLHEKFNRTYHQVEHQANQAKQAIQKIMNSQLHRFRTLQSSILGAILLITIITGWLLYRYIRERKQNLQTITESEERYRKFFLTSRDAVFITSPQGEWLDMNDATVELLGYPDKESLKKTPVTRIYRRPEDRKKHLDQILSSGFTKEYPVDLVNKDQQIIHALITSIPVYDDQGQVKAFQGTIYDRTYVKQTEEALRRERNKLQQITETSPVSIALMDTEGNIVYANKRAEQVLDLTKKKQDQTHYDNPRWEITDLDGNLFPREQLPRERVKKTGSPVYGIECALYKDSTQTKLLQINAAPLFDASNQLSGIITTMEDITLRKNNEKRIDHLNTVLDAIRKINQLIIKERDRAVLIQEVCEILTSTRNFTNSWVALLDEENHVHMARESRTRKDFTSFRKQIEKGYRPECMKEVMANKQVFVPKDSPQCRDCPLADHYQETRTISLPLIHGYKLFGILNVTLPQEITKDPKELALLEEMAHDIGFALYNLELRETKSRMEVSLMESEQKFRTLMENAFDGIYLTRGKHFEYVNQRFCDITGFSARQLTSPDFDFYLLLTEKSKEIVSQRYKARKRNEDIPHRYEMQLYTQAGELKDVELSTVSLKSNNEVTVMGIMRDVTQRKMAERELLKAKEKAEESDRLKSAFLANMSHEIRTPMNGIVGFTKLLKDKDFSKNKQQEFLSIIDSRSQHLLQLINDIVDISKIEAGQLQIHKNSFYLNNLFDELFEIYQGELENKSKASIRLQVNKAFSNAHSAIYSDQLRLKQIITNLLSNAVKFIESGTITFGYEPAGSNTLQFFVEDTGPGLSGNNKKLIFNRFRQAEEPPAKGHSGTGLGLSISKNLVEMLGGKIWVESEEGRGARFLFTLPYEPAIEEKPASNRIYEFQNDYTGVFSGRKILLVEDDPVSRQFTNEILTPTGAVIYNAENGEQGLNLFKKHKKQLSLILMDLRLPDINGLELTRKINKHNESIPIIAQTAYAMAEDSGKSLQAGCTDYLAKPIDADKLLTILKRYLT